Proteins encoded in a region of the Pelmatolapia mariae isolate MD_Pm_ZW linkage group LG6, Pm_UMD_F_2, whole genome shotgun sequence genome:
- the LOC134628412 gene encoding troponin T, skeletal muscle-like isoform X2: MVKEEDVVEKEDVVKEEDVVEKEDVVKEEDVVEEEEEVEKEDVVKEEDVVKEEDVVEKEDVVKEEDVVEEEEEVVKEVEVENDGDKEGEEQGHEDSQSRMKFEPL, encoded by the coding sequence atggtgaaagaggaggacgtggtggagaaagaggacgtggtgaaagaggaggacgtggtggagaaagaggacgtggtgaaggaggaggacgtggtggaagaggaggaggaggtggagaaagaggacgtggtgaaggaggaggacgtggtgaaagaggaggacgtggtggagaaagaggacgtggtgaaggaggaggacgtggtggaagaggaggaggaggtggtgaaggaggtggaggtggagaacgACGGCGACAAGGAAGGGGAAGAGCAAGGGCACGAAGACAGTCAGTCTCGGATGAAATTCGAGCCACTTTAG
- the LOC134628412 gene encoding uncharacterized protein LOC134628412 isoform X1: protein MTMREAGQRVQPNLSRFTVASIIRTFREENRTQRRPPGGGRLRLLSEEQERELVNMVIANNVIRLQEIQRRVIEDDHLFRGINAISLSTIDRILRKNQFRMKQAYRVPFERNSDRVKNQRVEYVQRIFEIEGRPVPHEMIFVDEAGFNLTKRRKRGRNIIGHRAIVNVPGQRGGNVTMCAAISQRGVLHRHAVLGPYNTMLLLAFLDGLRQHMFQLDYREPAQPEQPHYVVVWDNSALVRDWFTNNPRFSNIFLPAYSPFLNPIEELFSAWRWKVYDREPYVRVHLLQAMEEACLDISVDACQGWIRHARGFYPRCLAGANIACDVDEILWPDPDQRQDAVVG, encoded by the exons ATGACTATGAGGGAGGCTGGGCAACGAGtacaaccaaatttgagtcgCTTCACTGTTGCCTCCATCATCAGAACCTTCAGGGAGGAAAACAG GACACAGAGACGACCACCTGGTGGAGGCAGGTTAAGGCTTTTGTCGGAGGAGCAAGAGAGGGAACTTGTAAACATGGTAATTGCAAATAATGTAATCCGCCTGCAAGAGATTCAAAGGAGAGTGATTGAGGATGATCATCTTTTTCGAGGCATAAATGCCATCAGCCTCTCCACAATTGACCGCATCCTCCGAAAGAATCAATTCCGGATGAAACAGGCATACCGAGTCCCTTTCGAACGAAACTCTGACAGAGTGAAAAACCAACGTGTGGAATATGTTCAG AGAATCTTTGAGATTGAAGGACGGCCTGTTCCCCATGAAATGATCTTTGTGGATGAGGCAGGTTTTAACCTgaccaaaagaaggaaaagggggAGGAACATAATTGGCCATCGGGCTATTGTAAATGTCCCTGGTCAGCGTGGGGGGAATGTCACTATGTGCGCAGCCATCAGCCAACGAGGGGTACTCCACCGCCATGCCGTACTAGGACCCTATAACACTATGcttctccttgcttttcttgatggtttaagacaacatatgttccagctggactacagggaaccagcacagccagagcagcctcACTACGTTGTTGTGTGGGATAACTCTGCTCTGGTTCGTGACTGGTTTACCAATAACCCAAGGTTTTCTAATATctttctgcctgcatactccCCCTTTCTAAACCCGATAGAGGAGTTATTTTCGGCATGGCGGTGGAAAGTGTATGACCGAGAACCTTATGTCCGTGTTCACCTCCTTCAGGCCATGGAAGAGGCCTGCCTAGACATATCAGTAGATGCATGCCAGGGGTGGATCAGGCATGCAAGAGGATTTTACCCCCGCTGCCTGGCTGGGGCCAATATagcctgtgatgtggatgagattctCTGGCCTGACCCAGACCAAAGACAAGATGCTGTGGTGGGATaa
- the LOC134628898 gene encoding small integral membrane protein 28-like — MRGLLDSSWMRFGPAGRESYDWVTGSPSTSEQQDNSFYGLELGFPESLELVVYIILPVVSVLLLAVLVGLIYRCCSHSKLSLANIITLDLEDAESSVEFLSSLTKNAERHASTSSDGSDGVFVMVYLPPPYEETLTKITRAASLSSSKDVESIKIENIEEKLCPELKSTG; from the exons ATGCGGGGGCTACTGGATAGCAGCTGGATGAGGTTTGGACCAGCAGGCAGAGAGTCATATGACTGGGTGACAGGATCTCCTTCAACAtcagagcagcag GACAACAGTTTTTATGGACTGGAATTAGGATTTCCAGAAAGTTTGGAGCTGGTGGTTTACATTATCCTCCCAGTTGTCTCCGTCCTCCTGCTGGCTGTCCTGGTTGGTCTGATATACCGCTGTTGTTCACACAGTAAACTAAGCTTGGCTAACATCATCACTCTTGACCTTGAGGATGCAGAGAGCAGCGTTGAGTTTCTGTCCTCTCTGACCAAGAACGCCGAGCGCCACGCCAGCACCAGCTCTGATGGATCCGATGGAGTCTTTGTTATGGTCTACCTGCCTCCACCGTACGAGGAAACGCTCACCAAGATCACGAGGGCTGCCAGCCTATCCAGTTCCAAAGATGTAGAGTccataaaaatagaaaatatagaAGAAAAACTGTGTCCAGAGCTCAAATCCACTGGGTGA